The proteins below are encoded in one region of Tolumonas auensis DSM 9187:
- a CDS encoding exonuclease SbcCD subunit D, whose product MKLLHTADWHLGHRLHGHERYFEHRSFLDWLMNEISQRDIDGLLVAGDVFDTANPSATSWQLFYQFLATLRQQRPHLNVIIIAGNHDSPSKLDAPHELLKSFDLHLIGAVERDTDGRLNCDKLAIPLKDRTGCVQAWCAAVPFLRSADLRMDEEQNGEEDRLVAGVREVYQQVFAHIDSLRTAEQPLLAMGHAYLQSGELSELSERKVLGGNQHALPLSVFNGADYVALGHLHLAQSLSEQVHYAGSPLPLSLAEQNYPHQLIELTVAEHQITVTDKIRIPRTVDILRLPAQPAPLDAVLAELDNLSLTDLPQNQRPFLEVRVRLEKPEARLRERILAALVDKPVRLARIYTEYSGHGLGIADQMTSVPLDSLSPREVFELCYQRQYASSPDSVLLNCFEELETALENEAL is encoded by the coding sequence GTGAAATTACTGCATACCGCCGACTGGCATCTGGGTCATCGTCTGCACGGCCATGAGCGTTATTTTGAACACCGTTCATTTCTCGACTGGTTAATGAATGAGATATCGCAGCGGGATATCGATGGCCTGCTGGTGGCGGGGGATGTGTTTGATACCGCCAATCCTTCAGCAACCAGTTGGCAGCTGTTTTATCAGTTTCTGGCTACCTTGCGTCAGCAGCGACCACACCTGAATGTCATTATCATCGCCGGTAATCACGATTCTCCCTCTAAATTAGATGCTCCGCATGAATTGCTTAAATCGTTTGATCTGCATTTGATTGGTGCTGTTGAGCGAGACACCGATGGTCGGCTCAATTGTGACAAACTGGCGATTCCGCTGAAAGACAGAACTGGTTGTGTTCAGGCATGGTGTGCGGCCGTTCCTTTTTTACGCAGTGCCGATTTACGGATGGATGAAGAACAAAACGGTGAAGAAGACCGGCTGGTGGCGGGCGTACGCGAGGTATATCAGCAGGTGTTCGCTCATATCGATTCTCTGCGCACCGCTGAGCAACCGTTGTTAGCGATGGGACATGCTTATCTGCAAAGTGGCGAACTCTCTGAATTATCCGAACGGAAAGTACTGGGCGGTAATCAGCACGCACTGCCGCTGTCGGTGTTCAACGGGGCTGACTATGTTGCGCTGGGGCATCTGCATCTGGCGCAGTCACTCAGTGAGCAGGTGCATTACGCCGGTTCGCCGTTACCCTTATCACTGGCGGAACAAAATTATCCGCATCAGCTGATTGAGCTGACGGTTGCTGAACATCAGATTACGGTCACCGATAAAATCCGTATTCCGCGAACAGTGGATATTCTGCGCCTTCCTGCACAACCCGCACCGTTAGATGCGGTTCTGGCTGAGCTGGATAATTTATCGCTGACGGATTTACCACAGAACCAGCGCCCATTTCTGGAAGTGCGGGTCAGACTGGAAAAACCGGAAGCGCGGTTACGGGAACGGATACTGGCCGCGCTGGTAGATAAGCCGGTACGTCTGGCCAGGATCTATACCGAATACAGTGGTCATGGTCTGGGGATCGCGGATCAAATGACCAGTGTCCCGCTCGATTCGCTGTCTCCACGGGAAGTGTTTGAACTTTGTTATCAGCGGCAATATGCGTCATCACCGGATAGTGTTCTGCTCAATTGTTTTGAAGAATTAGAAACCGCGCTGGAGAACGAAGCATTATGA
- a CDS encoding PstS family phosphate ABC transporter substrate-binding protein has protein sequence MKLNKVVSVVGFAAATLVASQSWASGVDQALPEYQKVSGISGNLSSVGSDTLANMMTLWAEEYKRLYPNVNIQIQAAGSSTAPPALTEGTSQFGPMSRKMKEGEIEAFEKRYGYKPTAVPVAIDALAVFAHKDNPIKGMTMLQLDETFSSTMKCGGTQTTTNWGDLGLTGEWAGKDIQLFGRNSVSGTYGYFKEHALCKGDFKNTVNEQPGSASVVQSVAASLNGLGYSGIGYKTSGVKAVPLSKDGGKTFVEATEDNAINGTYPLSRYLFVYVNKAPNKPLDPMQKEFLKMMLSKTGQNIVEKDGYIPLPAKVVEKQLEILNK, from the coding sequence ATGAAACTGAACAAAGTAGTTAGTGTAGTTGGTTTTGCAGCAGCCACTCTTGTGGCGTCACAGAGCTGGGCTTCAGGTGTGGATCAGGCACTGCCTGAATATCAGAAAGTCAGCGGTATTTCTGGAAACCTGTCTTCCGTTGGTTCAGATACTCTGGCTAATATGATGACCCTGTGGGCTGAAGAATACAAACGTCTGTATCCTAACGTTAACATTCAGATCCAGGCTGCCGGTTCTTCTACTGCGCCACCAGCACTGACTGAAGGTACCTCTCAGTTTGGTCCGATGAGCCGTAAAATGAAAGAAGGCGAAATTGAAGCTTTCGAAAAACGTTACGGTTACAAACCAACTGCAGTACCTGTAGCGATCGATGCTCTGGCTGTATTTGCACATAAAGACAACCCAATTAAAGGGATGACTATGTTGCAGCTGGATGAAACCTTCTCTTCCACTATGAAATGTGGCGGTACTCAGACTACCACCAACTGGGGTGATCTGGGTCTGACCGGTGAGTGGGCGGGTAAAGATATCCAATTGTTTGGTCGTAACTCAGTATCCGGTACCTACGGTTACTTCAAAGAACACGCGCTGTGTAAAGGTGACTTCAAAAACACCGTTAACGAACAGCCGGGCTCTGCTTCTGTAGTCCAGTCAGTAGCTGCTTCTCTGAACGGTCTGGGTTACTCAGGTATTGGTTACAAAACTTCAGGCGTGAAAGCTGTTCCATTGTCTAAAGATGGTGGCAAGACTTTCGTTGAAGCGACTGAAGACAATGCGATCAACGGTACTTACCCATTGTCTCGTTACCTGTTTGTTTACGTGAACAAGGCTCCGAACAAGCCGCTGGATCCAATGCAGAAAGAGTTCCTGAAAATGATGCTGTCCAAAACTGGTCAGAACATCGTAGAGAAAGATGGCTATATCCCTCTTCCTGCTAAAGTTGTTGAAAAACAACTGGAAATCCTGAACAAATAA
- the ppx gene encoding exopolyphosphatase, translated as MPNNMLAAIDLGSNSFHMMVARVVDGRLQVVDRIKERVRLAEGMDDYKNLSEEAMKRGLDCLALFSERMQSIHPDDIRITGTYTLRVAHNAQQFIERAKQLLGHPIEIISGLEEARLIYQGVSHTQHTQGRMLVIDIGGGSTELIIGEKYLPMALTSRKMGCVTFSKQFFSNGKASEKNFNAAIFEALHQLEPILTQFTTLHWHQCLGSSGTIKTVKELLLAAGGDGQITLAGLEHLKQQMIQQKYIAELDLPGLTDDRRPVIAAGVSILIALFQGLGIEHMEYSDGALREGILYEFASRQEQHDIREQTAKGLADMYHLDTLQANRVKNTALSLFDLVATDWLLPPDQMRTLLSWAGALHEVGLVINFSAIQRHSSYILQNSDLPGFNQEDQQALAALVRFHRKAIKAYEFTPIPNYDDQAIWRTIRLLRIAVALHHRRMDDILPHIGIRVSDETMTLILPRRWAENNKLLMQNLEREQKYMKAMLWELVLELVE; from the coding sequence ATGCCGAATAACATGCTTGCTGCGATCGATCTGGGTTCCAATAGTTTTCATATGATGGTAGCCCGGGTGGTTGATGGTCGTTTGCAGGTAGTAGATCGGATAAAAGAGCGGGTTCGTCTGGCCGAAGGGATGGACGATTACAAAAATCTGTCGGAAGAGGCAATGAAGCGCGGGCTGGACTGTCTCGCGCTGTTCTCTGAGCGAATGCAGAGTATTCATCCGGATGATATCCGGATCACCGGCACCTATACCCTGCGCGTTGCCCACAACGCGCAACAGTTCATTGAACGGGCGAAACAACTGCTCGGTCATCCGATTGAGATCATTTCCGGTCTGGAAGAGGCCCGCCTGATTTATCAGGGGGTTTCTCATACTCAGCATACCCAGGGCCGGATGCTGGTCATCGATATCGGTGGTGGCAGTACCGAACTGATCATTGGCGAAAAATACCTGCCGATGGCGCTCACCAGCCGGAAAATGGGCTGTGTCACCTTCAGCAAACAATTCTTCAGCAATGGCAAAGCGTCAGAGAAAAATTTCAATGCGGCCATTTTTGAAGCGCTACATCAGCTTGAACCTATTCTGACGCAATTTACCACGCTGCACTGGCATCAATGTCTTGGCAGCTCCGGAACTATTAAAACCGTGAAAGAGCTGCTACTGGCTGCCGGTGGTGACGGGCAGATCACGCTGGCAGGACTCGAACATCTGAAACAGCAGATGATCCAGCAGAAATATATTGCGGAACTGGACTTACCTGGCCTGACAGACGACCGGCGTCCGGTGATCGCGGCCGGTGTGTCTATTCTGATCGCATTATTTCAGGGACTTGGAATCGAACACATGGAGTATTCTGACGGTGCGTTACGTGAAGGTATCCTTTATGAATTTGCCTCACGTCAGGAACAACACGATATTCGCGAGCAGACCGCGAAAGGATTAGCCGATATGTATCATCTGGATACATTGCAGGCAAACCGGGTTAAAAATACCGCATTATCATTGTTTGATTTGGTTGCTACCGATTGGCTGTTACCGCCCGATCAGATGCGCACGCTGTTAAGCTGGGCTGGCGCATTACATGAAGTCGGGCTGGTTATTAATTTCTCAGCCATTCAGCGTCACTCTTCTTATATTTTGCAAAACTCCGATCTGCCGGGATTTAACCAGGAAGATCAACAGGCGCTGGCAGCGCTGGTTCGTTTCCACCGTAAAGCCATTAAGGCCTATGAATTCACCCCGATCCCTAACTATGACGATCAGGCTATCTGGCGCACGATCCGTTTGTTACGTATTGCCGTAGCGCTGCATCATCGCCGTATGGATGATATCCTGCCACACATTGGTATCCGGGTGTCTGACGAGACGATGACGCTGATCCTGCCCCGTCGCTGGGCAGAGAACAACAAACTGCTGATGCAGAATCTTGAACGTGAGCAGAAGTATATGAAGGCGATGCTGTGGGAACTGGTGCTGGAACTGGTTGAGTAA
- the phoR gene encoding phosphate regulon sensor histidine kinase PhoR, which translates to MQQPDYWASIIKKIVVLYTPFLVVGVLLGYWQQALIIACAYHIFWFYRYQKRLQDWLWNDRSLIPPQGPGTWELIFNGIYRLQQRHRARRRELASVIRRFREGAEALPDAAVVCRNDGSIIWCNRLAWQCLGFRWPEDAGQNISNLIRNPAFVSFLQLRDFSEPLVMPSPVNDDKILEARVMPYAEDQFMLVVRDVTHIKSIENMRKNFVANVSHELRTPLTVLKGYLEMLEDELPPPARWKKMQQVMLEQTMRMDSLVDQLLTLSRIEVATDIDRNRIVDVPRMLLMLQHEAKALSGSLRHEIVFQVDPELKIYGDEDQLRSAMTNLVNNAIKYTPAGRKITVDWRRDGSQARFAVTDEGEGIALEHLGRLTDRFYRVDKARSRQTGGSGLGLAIVKHALSHHDSMLNVDSTPGKGSTFSFRIPEILVVKN; encoded by the coding sequence ATGCAACAACCTGATTACTGGGCGTCAATAATCAAAAAAATAGTCGTGTTGTACACACCTTTTTTGGTGGTTGGTGTATTACTGGGCTACTGGCAGCAAGCTCTGATAATTGCCTGTGCCTATCATATATTCTGGTTTTACCGCTATCAGAAACGACTGCAGGACTGGCTATGGAATGATCGCAGTCTGATCCCGCCTCAGGGGCCCGGCACCTGGGAACTGATCTTCAACGGCATCTACCGTTTACAGCAACGTCACCGCGCACGCCGCCGTGAACTGGCCAGTGTTATTCGTCGTTTTCGTGAAGGCGCTGAAGCGCTGCCTGATGCCGCTGTGGTGTGTCGTAATGATGGCTCGATCATCTGGTGTAACCGTCTGGCCTGGCAATGTCTGGGGTTCCGCTGGCCGGAAGATGCCGGACAGAACATCAGCAACCTGATCCGTAATCCGGCCTTTGTCAGTTTTTTGCAACTGCGTGATTTCAGTGAACCGTTAGTAATGCCATCGCCGGTGAATGATGACAAGATTCTGGAGGCCCGGGTGATGCCTTATGCCGAGGATCAATTCATGCTGGTCGTGCGTGATGTTACTCATATCAAAAGTATCGAAAACATGCGCAAAAACTTCGTGGCAAACGTTTCACATGAGTTGCGCACGCCACTGACTGTGCTGAAAGGCTATCTGGAAATGCTGGAGGATGAGTTACCGCCTCCGGCGCGCTGGAAAAAAATGCAGCAGGTGATGCTGGAACAGACCATGCGGATGGATAGTCTGGTGGACCAGCTACTCACCTTGTCCCGGATCGAGGTCGCAACTGATATTGATCGGAACCGGATTGTTGATGTCCCCAGAATGCTGCTCATGTTACAGCATGAGGCGAAAGCACTCAGCGGTTCATTACGGCATGAAATTGTGTTTCAGGTTGATCCGGAACTCAAAATATATGGCGATGAAGACCAGTTACGCAGTGCCATGACCAATCTGGTCAATAACGCGATTAAATACACGCCTGCCGGACGTAAAATTACGGTTGACTGGCGTCGTGACGGGTCACAAGCCCGTTTTGCTGTCACTGATGAAGGTGAGGGCATCGCGCTTGAGCATCTGGGGCGGCTGACAGACCGGTTTTACCGTGTTGACAAGGCGCGTTCCCGGCAGACGGGAGGCTCAGGCCTTGGCCTGGCAATAGTGAAACATGCGCTAAGCCATCATGACAGTATGCTGAATGTTGATAGCACCCCGGGAAAAGGAAGTACATTCAGCTTCCGGATCCCGGAAATACTGGTGGTAAAAAACTGA
- a CDS encoding GNAT family N-acetyltransferase, producing the protein MVIRRSEPQDMPQLTAIWLQASLHADEFLPAATWWHRQESMRKQLECGTEVWVADDEDHLVGFVALNADELLELYVEPTCQRQQLAEELLYLAKKHHPVLYHRASAECPDEVDFFKSQGFEIKEAHKHPVWQLEEYWMECRNA; encoded by the coding sequence ATGGTGATTCGACGCAGTGAACCTCAAGATATGCCGCAACTGACAGCCATCTGGCTGCAGGCATCTCTGCATGCCGATGAATTTCTGCCTGCAGCTACCTGGTGGCACAGACAGGAGTCAATGCGTAAGCAACTGGAGTGCGGAACAGAAGTGTGGGTTGCCGATGATGAAGATCATCTGGTGGGTTTCGTCGCGTTAAATGCAGATGAACTACTGGAGCTCTACGTCGAGCCGACCTGCCAGCGCCAGCAGCTGGCCGAAGAGTTATTGTATCTGGCAAAGAAGCATCATCCGGTGCTTTATCATCGTGCGAGTGCCGAATGTCCCGATGAAGTCGATTTTTTTAAGAGCCAGGGCTTTGAGATCAAAGAAGCGCATAAGCATCCGGTATGGCAACTGGAAGAATACTGGATGGAGTGCCGCAACGCTTGA
- the phoB gene encoding phosphate regulon transcriptional regulator PhoB: MSMRVLVVEDEAPIREMLCFMLEQKGYEPVEAADFTEAVALVKEPYPELILLDWMIPGGSGIQFIKLMKQEELTRNIPIVMLTARGEEEDKVRGLEVGADDYITKPFSPKELTARIKAVMRRSAPTATEEVIDVQGLRLDPVSHRVTANDLPLDMGPTEFRLLHFFMTHPERVYSREQLLNNVWGTNVYVEDRTVDVHIRRLRKAMAVTGHDVLIQTVRGSGYRFSSRI; the protein is encoded by the coding sequence ATGTCAATGCGAGTGCTGGTCGTTGAAGATGAGGCGCCCATCCGCGAAATGCTGTGTTTCATGCTGGAACAGAAAGGATATGAACCAGTCGAGGCGGCGGATTTTACTGAGGCCGTAGCGCTGGTAAAAGAGCCTTATCCGGAACTGATTTTGCTGGACTGGATGATACCCGGCGGCAGCGGTATTCAGTTTATCAAGCTGATGAAGCAGGAAGAACTGACCCGGAATATTCCGATCGTCATGCTGACTGCCCGTGGGGAAGAAGAAGATAAGGTGCGTGGTCTGGAAGTCGGTGCCGATGACTACATCACGAAACCATTCTCCCCGAAAGAACTGACTGCCCGTATCAAAGCGGTTATGCGTCGTTCAGCGCCTACAGCAACCGAAGAAGTGATCGATGTACAGGGGCTGCGTCTTGATCCGGTTTCTCATCGTGTGACAGCCAATGATTTGCCGCTGGATATGGGGCCGACAGAGTTCCGTTTATTACATTTCTTTATGACACATCCCGAACGTGTGTACAGCCGTGAACAATTGCTGAACAACGTTTGGGGAACTAACGTTTATGTTGAAGACCGGACGGTCGATGTTCATATTCGTCGTTTACGTAAAGCTATGGCTGTTACCGGTCATGATGTGCTGATACAAACTGTACGTGGATCTGGTTATCGTTTCTCCTCCCGCATTTAA
- a CDS encoding AAA family ATPase, whose protein sequence is MKILAVRGENLASLSHPFNIDFIHGRLGDSGLFAITGNTGAGKSTILDAICLALYDQIARFPSNKKNMAEIGRADDSERLKANDVRLILSRGAVSGYAEVDFTARDGQHYCARWSVRRARNRPDGKCQKQERSLRQLSEGGITYAGGQRDVQSQIDEKIGLNWEQFRRAVILPQGDFAAFLKASTDERSALLERMTGTEHYSALSMAAYERAKTERQQLAVLEEKLGDQPQFSQEDRDNIQSQLQALSLQQKQKAQQLTLLQEWQEMQRRLQELQSATEESRLQLQTATEEWHAQEQSRRRLAALEKVQVARAEHEQLDRTVLELQQISETLQQRQLQLTKHLELEQPLQQQYQQALQQRDEGDAEFSVLQREIRQARELDNSLKERQQQLQLAAQQLLVLQTETTQQHHLQQQQQHALQQLQHQRSELKIWLEENHHWQRQARQQQPLLKAMQDFLGEKLRWQQQNQQIAIYQQQLKELERAQVAVQHHFQHQQDALQTIKQRLQQEGDAQEWQTLQQLYNRWQEVQGIAERCVHLKGVAEQAVQGNRQRTELLQRQQQFRQSLQQIAHRRQSLLPELETSQAQWQEVNQTLKQAQLHSQLQDYRVYLSEDEPCPLCGSVHHPYRHETISDSLLLQLERQQLFLQQQQERGQVENAQLQEAEQQTILAEKELVRQLTHLDNALRALEQQWQSMRQDHTVLIPAWPGDESLWLPLLTQLAQVQHQQTLQAGELHQQYERNRAQFERQQQLLLQQEQLTQQAQKYERDLMALRSQVGEQQGAFELLQQQQSALLLRLQQSEQSLDEQLAPLEWRSALTLQQGAVWLDGWQKCCQEYLQTEQHWILSEQQYQQLQAEISAQNSRLLTLQEQLQLRQKEQERIQSDFQQLLQQRQSCLNGQPAEPLEQQWIQRVQQNRELAEQQQQQLQLWQEQRIALQSQVSSQQHHLEQLQAQHRALLLSTMQQQQKLGINEYEIRQLLLVPIEQVRLQREQLAHLDEQLTQVKTRLQEREQQMALQQKRCETLQHIQPQWIGLDFNQLTALQQEMTLNLQELDQQLFNIKRLQMQAEEAAVTQIQLQQVYQAQQEISDRWQQLSDLIGSANGAKFRTFAQSLTLEQLLGLANHHLAELAPRYQLQRVPGTDLALQVIDRDMGDDIRAVESLSGGESFLVSLALALGLSSLSSHDTRIESLFIDEGFGTLDPESLDTAIASLDALQAAGRQVGVISHVQTLVERIGVQIKVQSLGGGESRIILP, encoded by the coding sequence ATGAAAATATTAGCGGTTCGCGGTGAAAACCTTGCCAGTCTGAGTCATCCGTTCAATATCGATTTCATTCACGGACGTCTGGGTGACAGTGGTCTGTTTGCCATCACCGGCAATACCGGCGCAGGTAAAAGCACCATTCTGGATGCGATTTGTCTGGCGTTATATGACCAGATCGCCCGTTTTCCCTCCAATAAAAAGAATATGGCGGAAATAGGCCGGGCGGATGACAGTGAGCGTCTGAAAGCGAATGATGTCCGCCTGATTTTAAGTCGTGGCGCCGTTTCCGGTTATGCCGAAGTCGATTTTACTGCCCGCGATGGTCAGCATTATTGTGCCCGCTGGTCGGTGCGCCGGGCCCGTAACCGTCCGGATGGCAAATGCCAGAAGCAGGAACGCTCGCTGCGTCAGCTTTCTGAGGGGGGCATCACTTATGCCGGTGGCCAGCGTGACGTGCAGAGTCAGATCGATGAGAAAATAGGCCTGAACTGGGAACAGTTCCGACGGGCCGTCATTTTGCCACAGGGTGATTTTGCTGCGTTTCTGAAAGCCAGTACGGATGAACGATCCGCGCTGCTGGAACGGATGACCGGGACCGAACACTATTCCGCACTTTCGATGGCCGCCTATGAGCGGGCAAAAACGGAACGTCAGCAGTTAGCCGTGCTGGAAGAAAAACTCGGTGATCAGCCGCAATTCAGTCAGGAAGATCGCGACAATATCCAATCGCAGTTGCAGGCATTGTCGTTGCAGCAAAAGCAAAAAGCACAACAACTGACCCTGTTACAGGAATGGCAGGAGATGCAGCGGCGGTTACAGGAGCTGCAGAGTGCAACGGAAGAGTCCCGCCTGCAGTTACAGACGGCTACTGAAGAGTGGCATGCGCAGGAACAGTCCCGCCGGCGCCTGGCTGCGCTGGAAAAAGTGCAGGTCGCCCGTGCTGAGCATGAGCAGCTTGATCGTACCGTTTTAGAACTGCAACAGATCAGTGAAACACTGCAACAACGTCAGCTGCAGCTGACAAAACATCTGGAACTGGAACAACCCTTACAGCAACAGTATCAGCAGGCATTACAGCAACGGGATGAAGGCGATGCTGAATTTTCGGTGCTGCAACGAGAGATCCGTCAGGCCAGAGAACTGGATAACTCACTGAAAGAACGCCAGCAACAACTGCAACTGGCGGCACAGCAATTATTGGTTCTGCAGACCGAAACCACACAGCAGCATCACCTGCAGCAACAACAGCAGCACGCACTGCAACAACTGCAGCACCAGCGGTCTGAATTGAAAATATGGCTGGAAGAAAATCACCACTGGCAACGTCAGGCCCGGCAACAACAGCCATTATTAAAAGCGATGCAGGATTTTCTCGGTGAAAAACTGCGCTGGCAACAGCAGAACCAGCAGATTGCAATCTATCAGCAGCAACTGAAGGAGCTGGAGCGTGCGCAGGTGGCTGTTCAGCACCATTTCCAGCATCAGCAGGACGCGCTGCAAACTATAAAGCAACGCCTGCAGCAGGAAGGTGACGCGCAGGAATGGCAAACCTTGCAGCAGCTGTACAACCGCTGGCAGGAAGTGCAGGGGATTGCAGAACGTTGTGTGCATCTGAAAGGCGTTGCCGAGCAGGCGGTTCAGGGGAATCGGCAGCGTACCGAATTATTACAGCGTCAGCAGCAGTTCCGGCAAAGTCTGCAACAAATCGCTCATCGCCGGCAATCCCTGCTGCCGGAGCTGGAAACTTCACAAGCCCAGTGGCAGGAAGTGAATCAAACGCTGAAACAGGCACAACTGCACAGTCAGTTGCAGGATTACCGCGTCTATCTTTCAGAAGATGAGCCTTGTCCGTTATGCGGCTCGGTGCATCATCCTTACCGGCATGAAACTATTTCTGACAGCTTGTTGCTGCAACTGGAGCGTCAGCAGCTCTTTTTGCAACAACAACAGGAACGAGGTCAGGTAGAAAATGCTCAGTTACAGGAAGCCGAACAGCAAACGATACTGGCAGAAAAAGAGCTGGTACGGCAGCTAACGCATCTGGATAACGCGTTGCGCGCACTGGAACAGCAATGGCAGAGCATGCGACAGGACCATACGGTGCTGATCCCTGCCTGGCCGGGTGATGAATCGTTATGGTTACCGCTGTTAACGCAATTAGCGCAAGTGCAGCATCAGCAGACACTGCAGGCCGGTGAATTACATCAGCAATATGAACGCAACCGGGCACAATTTGAACGTCAGCAACAACTGTTGCTGCAGCAGGAGCAACTGACACAACAGGCCCAGAAGTATGAACGCGATCTGATGGCGTTACGCAGTCAGGTGGGTGAGCAACAGGGTGCGTTTGAACTGCTGCAACAGCAGCAATCCGCCTTGCTGCTGCGTTTACAGCAGAGTGAACAATCACTCGATGAACAATTAGCACCGCTGGAATGGCGTTCTGCTCTGACGTTGCAGCAGGGCGCGGTCTGGTTAGACGGCTGGCAGAAATGTTGTCAGGAATATCTGCAGACAGAACAGCACTGGATTTTGAGTGAGCAGCAATACCAGCAATTACAGGCTGAAATTTCAGCACAAAACAGCCGGCTGCTGACACTGCAGGAACAGCTGCAATTGCGGCAAAAAGAACAGGAACGGATCCAGTCTGATTTCCAGCAACTGTTACAGCAACGGCAATCCTGTCTGAATGGTCAGCCTGCAGAGCCACTGGAGCAGCAATGGATCCAGCGTGTACAACAAAACCGCGAGTTGGCGGAACAACAGCAACAACAGCTGCAGCTCTGGCAGGAACAGCGTATTGCCCTGCAGTCACAGGTGAGCAGCCAGCAACATCATCTGGAACAGCTGCAGGCGCAACACCGTGCCTTGTTACTCAGTACGATGCAGCAGCAGCAAAAATTGGGGATTAACGAATATGAAATCCGGCAACTGTTGCTGGTGCCGATAGAACAGGTTCGTCTGCAGCGGGAACAGCTGGCTCATCTGGATGAACAACTGACTCAAGTGAAAACCAGGCTGCAGGAACGGGAGCAACAGATGGCGTTACAGCAAAAACGCTGTGAAACGTTACAACATATTCAACCGCAATGGATTGGGCTGGATTTTAACCAGCTGACCGCGCTGCAGCAGGAGATGACACTAAATTTACAGGAACTGGATCAACAGCTGTTTAATATTAAACGTCTGCAAATGCAGGCCGAAGAAGCGGCAGTAACGCAGATCCAGTTGCAACAGGTTTATCAGGCTCAGCAGGAGATCAGCGATCGCTGGCAGCAACTCAGTGATCTGATCGGCTCAGCCAATGGCGCCAAATTCCGGACCTTTGCACAGAGTCTGACGCTGGAACAATTACTCGGGCTGGCGAATCACCATCTGGCTGAGCTGGCGCCGCGTTATCAGCTGCAACGTGTTCCGGGTACTGACCTGGCATTACAGGTGATCGACCGCGATATGGGCGATGACATCCGGGCCGTAGAATCCTTGTCCGGTGGCGAAAGTTTTCTGGTGTCACTGGCACTAGCGTTGGGATTATCGTCACTCTCATCACACGATACGCGGATTGAGTCACTTTTCATTGATGAAGGTTTCGGTACGCTGGATCCGGAAAGTCTGGATACGGCCATTGCCAGTCTGGACGCGCTGCAGGCAGCGGGGCGTCAGGTCGGTGTGATTTCACATGTACAAACGCTGGTAGAACGGATTGGTGTGCAAATTAAAGTACAAAGTCTGGGGGGCGGGGAAAGCAGGATTATATTGCCTTGA
- the tadA gene encoding tRNA adenosine(34) deaminase TadA encodes MPQSEQDIHWMQYAMQLARRAEEAGEVPVGAVLVLNNEVIGEGWNLSICRHDPCAHAEIMAIRQAGQNIGNYRLLGATLYVTLEPCIMCAGAMIHSRIERLVYGASDLKTGAAGSVFDVLTDPRHNHIVSVIGGIEAEACSQQLSNFFRRRRAEKKAAKQQLKE; translated from the coding sequence ATGCCACAATCAGAACAAGATATTCACTGGATGCAATATGCCATGCAGCTGGCCCGCCGCGCTGAAGAAGCCGGTGAAGTGCCTGTTGGCGCGGTATTAGTACTGAATAATGAAGTGATCGGTGAGGGATGGAATCTGTCTATTTGCCGGCATGATCCGTGTGCTCATGCAGAGATCATGGCTATTCGTCAGGCTGGTCAGAATATCGGTAATTACCGTCTGCTGGGAGCGACGCTTTATGTCACGCTGGAACCGTGCATCATGTGTGCCGGAGCCATGATCCACAGCCGGATTGAACGGCTGGTTTATGGTGCCAGTGATTTGAAAACCGGCGCTGCCGGTTCTGTTTTTGATGTTCTGACCGATCCCCGGCACAACCATATCGTTAGTGTGATCGGGGGAATTGAAGCAGAGGCCTGCAGTCAGCAATTGAGTAATTTTTTCCGCCGGCGTCGTGCAGAAAAGAAAGCGGCAAAACAGCAGTTAAAAGAGTAA